Proteins encoded within one genomic window of Ailuropoda melanoleuca isolate Jingjing chromosome 16, ASM200744v2, whole genome shotgun sequence:
- the CCDC88B gene encoding coiled-coil domain-containing protein 88B isoform X4 → MDGGKGPRLKDFLSGSLATWALGLAGLVGEAEEPEGEEEEEGEGPLCPEKKFLHLSDGALLLRVLGIIAPSSRGGPRVVGGPDGPASRRVWNLNHLWGRLRDFYQEELQLLILSPPPDLQTLGFDPFSEEAVEELEGILRLLLGASVQCEHRELFIRHIQGLSLEVQSELAAAIQEVTQPGAGVVLALAGPEPGELEPPELEMMSRSLLGTLLRLARERDMGAQRLAELLLEREPAPLLPEAPARIPPEGPSHHLALQLANSKAQLRRLRQELEEKAELLLDSQAEVQGLEVEIRRLRQEAQALSGQAKRAELYREEVEALRERAGRLPRLQEELRRCRERLQAAEACKSQLEEEQVLSGTLEASKALLEEQLEAAQERCARLHETQRENLLLRTRLGEAHAELDTLRHHVDQLAEENVALELELQRSLEPPPGSPGEAPVPGATPSLHDEVREAEAGRLQSLERENQELRALLQGLRGQPGAQHPLLEEQSEDSLVPELDAAPQACLASALGPQGLAGQVGDEGAQVLDLAPPGSDVALERLAVHPQASDSDPQVIERPLQIAVTAPQTSDLTLQESGCPVATQGSLEKAGHGAPLQTPSAVVSPQGPGVEIQAELLGGEIGESGPKAQVLRQEGPASKPGPSELSLHTQLEEQETPGQGLDLPHGQRQAREHEQKLEGMVGDPAQQNPQQKSEGAPEAQTWGGPIPGEILAGRGPEQEALREEVAQLRREAEALRAELEAQTRRLEARGTEAARLSEELAQARKAETEAHWEVEAQAREQARLREAVEAAGRELEAASREREALAEALAATGRERRQWEREGPRLRARAEAAEERLQELESEGRRRLQEAETERQALREELEKAVVRGRELGVRLEHVQRELKQATAERQEFLREQEFQHQRYQGLEQRLEAELQAAATSKEEALRELKTRALQLEEELVQLRQGPDGLGSEGHLEPRTPGAQSGRLIEVERSNATLVAEKVALQGQLQHLEGQLGSLQGRAQELLLQSQRAQEFSSRLQAEKSVLELQGQELHKKLGVLEEEVRVARQCQEETRGQQQALLRDHEALAQLQRRQEAELEGLLVRHRDLKANMRALELAHRELQGRHEQLQAQRASVEAQEMALLAERERLMQDGHRQRGLEEELRRLQSEHDRAQKLLAEVSRERGELQGERGELRGRLARLELERAQLEVQSQRLRESNQQLDLSACRLTTQCELLTELRSAQEEENRQLLAEVQALSRENRELLERSLESRDHLHREQREYLDQLNALRREKQKLVEKIMDQYRVLEPGPLPRTKVPFPGTHAPGPELPLPAG, encoded by the exons AAGACTTCCTGAGTGGGAGCCTGGCCACCTGG GCGCTGGGACTGGCCGGCCTGGTGGGAGAGGCGGAGGAGccggagggggaagaggaggaggaaggagaggggcccCTTTGCCCAGAGAAGAAGTTCCTGCATCTCAGCGATGGGGCCCTTCTCCTCCGGGTGCTGGGCATCAT AGCTCCTAGTTCTCGAGGGGGACCTCGGGTGGTCGGGGGCCCTGACGGTCCTGCATCCCGGCGGGTATGGAACCTGAACCACCTGTGGGGCCGGCTAAGGGACTTCTACCAG gagGAGCTGCAGCTGCTGATCCTGTCGCCACCCCCAGACCTCCAGACGTTGGGGTTTGACCCCTTCTCAG AGGAGGCCGTGGAGGAGTTGGAAGGCATCCTTCGGCTGCTGCTGGGGGCGTCAgtgcag TGTGAGCACCGGGAACTCTTCATCCGACACATCCAGGGCCTCAGTCTGGAGGTCCAGAGCGAGCTGGCTGCTGCTATCCAGGAG GTGACCCAGCCTGGGGCAGGTGTGGTGCTGGCACTGGCTGGGCCCGAGCCTGGGGAGCTGGAGCCCCCAGAACTGGAGATGATGTCCCGGAGCCTGCTAGGGACTTTGCTAAGGCTGGCCCGGGAGCGTGATATGGGGGCCCAG CGGCTGGCTGAACTGCTGCTGGAGAGAGAGCCGGCCCCCTTGTTACCAGAGGCTCCGGCTAGGATTCCCCCAGAGGGCCCCTCACACCACCTGGCCCTGCAGCTGGCTAACAGCAAGGCCCAGCTGCGGCGCCTGAGGCAGGAGCT GGAGGAGAAGGCCGAGCTGCTGCTAGACTCCCAGGCGGAGGTGCAGGGCTTGGAGGTCGAAATCCGACGGCTCCGCCAGGAG GCCCAGGCGCTGTCGGGACAGGCCAAGCGGGCCGAGCTGTACCGCGAGGAGGTAGAGGCGCTGCGGGAGCGGGCCGGTCGCCTGCCCCGCCTGCAGGAGGAGCTGCGACGCTGTCGCGAGCGGCTACAGGCGGCCGAGGCTTGCAAAAGCCAGCTGGAG GAGGAACAGGTTCTGTCCGGGACTCTGGAAGCCTCGAAGGCGCTgctggaggagcagctggaggccGCTCAAGAGCGCTGCGCTCGGCTGCATGAGACTCAGCGGGAGAATCTGCTGCTGCGGACACGTCTGGGCGAGGCCCACGCG gagCTGGACACTCTGCGGCATCATGTGGACCAGCTGGCGGAGGAGAATGTGGCGCTGGAGCTGGAACTTCAGCGGAGCCTGGAGCCGCCCCCGGGCTCTCCAGGCGAGG CACCCGTGCCAGGAGCAACCCCCTCACTTCACGATGaagtgagagaggcagaggctgggcggctgcagagcctggagagggagaatcaggagCTTCGGGCCCTGCTGCAGGGGCTCCGGGGGCAGCCTGGGGCCCAG CACCCCCTGCTGGAGGAGCAGAGCGAGGACTCCTTGGTTCCAGAGCTGGATGCGGCTCCCCAGGCTTGCCTGGCCTCAGCCCTGGGCCCCCAGGGTTTGGCTGGCCAGGTGGGGGATGAAGGTGCCCAGGTCTTGGACCTGGCTCCCCCGGGATCAGACGTGGCCCTTGAGAGATTAGCTGTGCATCCCCAGGCTTCTGATTCAGACCCACAGGTGATAGAGAGGCCCCTCCAGATAGCTGTCACGGCCCCCCAGACCTCAGACTTGACCCTCCAGGAATCAGGCTGCCCTGTAGCAACACAGGGGTCCCTGGAGAAGGCTGGCCATGGAGCCCCCCTCCAGACTCCCAGCGCTGTGGTCTCACCTCAAGGTCCAGGGGTGGAAATTCAGGCGGAGCTGTTGGGAGGAGAGATTGGAGAGTCAGGGCCCAAAGCCCAGGTGCTGAGACAGGAGGGCCCTGCAAGCAAGCCTGGACCCTCAGAGCTCAGCCTCCACACGCagctggaggagcaggagaccccAGGCCAAGGGCTGGACCTACCCCACGGGCAGAGACAGGCCAGAGAACATGAACAGAAGCtggaggggatggtgggggaCCCAGCCCAGCAAAATCCACAGCAGAAGTCGGAAGGGGCTCCGGAGGCCCAAACCTGGGGAGGGCCGATCCCAGGGGAGATCCTGGCTGGTCGTGGCCCAGAGCAGGAGGCCCTGAGGGAGGAGGTGGCGCAGCTCAGGAGAGAGGCTGAGGCCCTTCGAGCAGAGCTAGAGGCCCAGACCCGGAGGCTGGAGGCCCGAGGCACAGAGGCTGCCCGCCTCTCGGAGGAGCTGGCTCAGGCACGGAAGGCGGAGACCGAGGCCCATTGGGAGGTGGAGGCCCAGGCACGGGAGCAGGCCCGGCTGCGGGAGGCAGTGGAAGCGGCGGGCCGTGAGCTGGAGGCCGCGTCGCGGGAGCGGGAGGCCCTGGCAGAAGCGCTGGCTGCCACAGGCCGAGAGCGGAGGCAGTGGGAACGCGAGGGGCCCCGACTGCGGGCCCGAGCTGAGGCCGCAGAGGAGCGGCTGCAAGAGCTGGAGAGCGAGGGCCGCCGGCGCCTGCAGGAGGCTGAGACGGAGAGGCAGGCCCTCAGGGAG GAGCTCGAGAAGGCCGTGGTGCGGGGCCGGGAGCTGGGGGTACGGCTGGAGCACGTGCAGCGGGAGCTGAAGCAGGCCACCGCAGAACGCCAGGAATTTCTGCGGGAGCAAGAGTTCCAGCACCAGAG GTACCAGGGCCTGGAGCAGCGGCTGGAAGCTGAGCTGCAGGCGGCGGCCACCAGCAAGGAGGAGGCCCTGAGGGAACTCAAGACCAGGGCCCTGCAGCTGGAAGAGGAGCTGGTTCAG CTGCGCCAGGGCCCTGATGGGCTGGGGTCGGAGGGGCACCTGGAGCCGAGGACTCCGGGGGCCCAGAGTGGGCGGCTCATCGAGGTGGAGCGCAGT AATGCGACGCTGGTGGCCGAGAAGGTGGCTCTGCAGGGACAGCTGCAGCACCtggaggggcagctggggagcCTGCAGGGGCGCGCCCAGGAGCTCCTGCTGCAGAGTCAGCGCGCTCAGGAGTTCAGCAGCCGCCTGCAG GCTGAGAAATCCGTACTGGAGCTGCAGGGCCAGGAGCTGCATAAGAAGCTGGGGGTCCTGGAGGAGGAGGTGCGGGTGGCGCGCCAGTGCCAGGAGGAGACCCGGGGGCAGCAGCAGGCTCTGCTGCGGGATCACGAGGCCCTGGCCCAACTGCAGCGGCGACAGGAGGCCGAGCTGGAGGGACTGCTGGTGCGGCACCGTGACCTCAAGGCTAACATGCGGGCGCTGGAGCTGGCTCACCGGGAGCTGCAGGGCCG GCACGAGCAGCTGCAGGCCCAGAGGGCCAGCGTGGAGGCGCAGGAGATGGCCTTGCTGGCAGAGCGAGAACGCCTGATGCAGGACGGGCATCGGCAGCGCGGCCTGGAGGAGGAGCTGCGGAGGCTGCAGAGCGAGCATGACAG GGCTCAGAAGCTGCTGGCAGAGGTGTCTCGGGAGCGGGGTGAGCTGCAGGGTGAACGTGGGGAGCTGCGGGGCCGGCTGGCACGGCTGGAGCTGGAGCGGGCCCAGCTGGAAGTGCAGAGCCAGCGACTGCGTGAGTCCAACCAGCAGCTGGACCTGAGTGCCTGCCGGCTGACCACACAGTGCGAG ctgttgACAGAGCTTCGGAGCGCCCAGGAAGAGGAGAACCGGCAGCTGCTGGCGGAGGTGCAGGCTCTGAGCCGGGAGAACCGGGAGCTCCTGGAGCGTAGCCTGGAGAGCCGGGACCACCTGCACCGCGAGCAGCGCGAGTACCT GGACCAGCTCAACGCGTTGCGCCGTGAGAAGCAGAAGCTGGTGGAGAAGATCATGGACCAGTACCGAGTGCTGGAGCCCGGGCCCCTGCCCCGGACCAA GGTCCCCTTCCCCGGCACCCATGCGCCGGGCCCagagctccctctgcctgcgggaTGA
- the CCDC88B gene encoding coiled-coil domain-containing protein 88B isoform X3, whose translation MGPFSSGCWASSPRAHRAPSSRGGPRVVGGPDGPASRRVWNLNHLWGRLRDFYQEELQLLILSPPPDLQTLGFDPFSEEAVEELEGILRLLLGASVQCEHRELFIRHIQGLSLEVQSELAAAIQEVTQPGAGVVLALAGPEPGELEPPELEMMSRSLLGTLLRLARERDMGAQRLAELLLEREPAPLLPEAPARIPPEGPSHHLALQLANSKAQLRRLRQELEEKAELLLDSQAEVQGLEVEIRRLRQEAQALSGQAKRAELYREEVEALRERAGRLPRLQEELRRCRERLQAAEACKSQLEEEQVLSGTLEASKALLEEQLEAAQERCARLHETQRENLLLRTRLGEAHAELDTLRHHVDQLAEENVALELELQRSLEPPPGSPGEAPVPGATPSLHDEVREAEAGRLQSLERENQELRALLQGLRGQPGAQHPLLEEQSEDSLVPELDAAPQACLASALGPQGLAGQVGDEGAQVLDLAPPGSDVALERLAVHPQASDSDPQVIERPLQIAVTAPQTSDLTLQESGCPVATQGSLEKAGHGAPLQTPSAVVSPQGPGVEIQAELLGGEIGESGPKAQVLRQEGPASKPGPSELSLHTQLEEQETPGQGLDLPHGQRQAREHEQKLEGMVGDPAQQNPQQKSEGAPEAQTWGGPIPGEILAGRGPEQEALREEVAQLRREAEALRAELEAQTRRLEARGTEAARLSEELAQARKAETEAHWEVEAQAREQARLREAVEAAGRELEAASREREALAEALAATGRERRQWEREGPRLRARAEAAEERLQELESEGRRRLQEAETERQALREELEKAVVRGRELGVRLEHVQRELKQATAERQEFLREQEFQHQRYQGLEQRLEAELQAAATSKEEALRELKTRALQLEEELVQLRQGPDGLGSEGHLEPRTPGAQSGRLIEVERSNATLVAEKVALQGQLQHLEGQLGSLQGRAQELLLQSQRAQEFSSRLQAEKSVLELQGQELHKKLGVLEEEVRVARQCQEETRGQQQALLRDHEALAQLQRRQEAELEGLLVRHRDLKANMRALELAHRELQGRHEQLQAQRASVEAQEMALLAERERLMQDGHRQRGLEEELRRLQSEHDRAQKLLAEVSRERGELQGERGELRGRLARLELERAQLEVQSQRLRESNQQLDLSACRLTTQCELLTELRSAQEEENRQLLAEVQALSRENRELLERSLESRDHLHREQREYLDQLNALRREKQKLVEKIMDQYRVLEPGPLPRTKKGSWLADKVKRLMRPRREGGPHGGPRLGADGAGSTESLGGPPETELSEGREADGTGSPSPAPMRRAQSSLCLRDETLAAGQRRKLSSRFPVGRSSESFSPGDTPRQRFRQRRPGPLGAPTSHGKGPGVGWDGSIETLSEHKADANGEGLEVQEPEKRPLTPSLSQ comes from the exons ATGGGGCCCTTCTCCTCCGGGTGCTGGGCATCAT CTCCCCGTGCCCACAGAGCTCCTAGTTCTCGAGGGGGACCTCGGGTGGTCGGGGGCCCTGACGGTCCTGCATCCCGGCGGGTATGGAACCTGAACCACCTGTGGGGCCGGCTAAGGGACTTCTACCAG gagGAGCTGCAGCTGCTGATCCTGTCGCCACCCCCAGACCTCCAGACGTTGGGGTTTGACCCCTTCTCAG AGGAGGCCGTGGAGGAGTTGGAAGGCATCCTTCGGCTGCTGCTGGGGGCGTCAgtgcag TGTGAGCACCGGGAACTCTTCATCCGACACATCCAGGGCCTCAGTCTGGAGGTCCAGAGCGAGCTGGCTGCTGCTATCCAGGAG GTGACCCAGCCTGGGGCAGGTGTGGTGCTGGCACTGGCTGGGCCCGAGCCTGGGGAGCTGGAGCCCCCAGAACTGGAGATGATGTCCCGGAGCCTGCTAGGGACTTTGCTAAGGCTGGCCCGGGAGCGTGATATGGGGGCCCAG CGGCTGGCTGAACTGCTGCTGGAGAGAGAGCCGGCCCCCTTGTTACCAGAGGCTCCGGCTAGGATTCCCCCAGAGGGCCCCTCACACCACCTGGCCCTGCAGCTGGCTAACAGCAAGGCCCAGCTGCGGCGCCTGAGGCAGGAGCT GGAGGAGAAGGCCGAGCTGCTGCTAGACTCCCAGGCGGAGGTGCAGGGCTTGGAGGTCGAAATCCGACGGCTCCGCCAGGAG GCCCAGGCGCTGTCGGGACAGGCCAAGCGGGCCGAGCTGTACCGCGAGGAGGTAGAGGCGCTGCGGGAGCGGGCCGGTCGCCTGCCCCGCCTGCAGGAGGAGCTGCGACGCTGTCGCGAGCGGCTACAGGCGGCCGAGGCTTGCAAAAGCCAGCTGGAG GAGGAACAGGTTCTGTCCGGGACTCTGGAAGCCTCGAAGGCGCTgctggaggagcagctggaggccGCTCAAGAGCGCTGCGCTCGGCTGCATGAGACTCAGCGGGAGAATCTGCTGCTGCGGACACGTCTGGGCGAGGCCCACGCG gagCTGGACACTCTGCGGCATCATGTGGACCAGCTGGCGGAGGAGAATGTGGCGCTGGAGCTGGAACTTCAGCGGAGCCTGGAGCCGCCCCCGGGCTCTCCAGGCGAGG CACCCGTGCCAGGAGCAACCCCCTCACTTCACGATGaagtgagagaggcagaggctgggcggctgcagagcctggagagggagaatcaggagCTTCGGGCCCTGCTGCAGGGGCTCCGGGGGCAGCCTGGGGCCCAG CACCCCCTGCTGGAGGAGCAGAGCGAGGACTCCTTGGTTCCAGAGCTGGATGCGGCTCCCCAGGCTTGCCTGGCCTCAGCCCTGGGCCCCCAGGGTTTGGCTGGCCAGGTGGGGGATGAAGGTGCCCAGGTCTTGGACCTGGCTCCCCCGGGATCAGACGTGGCCCTTGAGAGATTAGCTGTGCATCCCCAGGCTTCTGATTCAGACCCACAGGTGATAGAGAGGCCCCTCCAGATAGCTGTCACGGCCCCCCAGACCTCAGACTTGACCCTCCAGGAATCAGGCTGCCCTGTAGCAACACAGGGGTCCCTGGAGAAGGCTGGCCATGGAGCCCCCCTCCAGACTCCCAGCGCTGTGGTCTCACCTCAAGGTCCAGGGGTGGAAATTCAGGCGGAGCTGTTGGGAGGAGAGATTGGAGAGTCAGGGCCCAAAGCCCAGGTGCTGAGACAGGAGGGCCCTGCAAGCAAGCCTGGACCCTCAGAGCTCAGCCTCCACACGCagctggaggagcaggagaccccAGGCCAAGGGCTGGACCTACCCCACGGGCAGAGACAGGCCAGAGAACATGAACAGAAGCtggaggggatggtgggggaCCCAGCCCAGCAAAATCCACAGCAGAAGTCGGAAGGGGCTCCGGAGGCCCAAACCTGGGGAGGGCCGATCCCAGGGGAGATCCTGGCTGGTCGTGGCCCAGAGCAGGAGGCCCTGAGGGAGGAGGTGGCGCAGCTCAGGAGAGAGGCTGAGGCCCTTCGAGCAGAGCTAGAGGCCCAGACCCGGAGGCTGGAGGCCCGAGGCACAGAGGCTGCCCGCCTCTCGGAGGAGCTGGCTCAGGCACGGAAGGCGGAGACCGAGGCCCATTGGGAGGTGGAGGCCCAGGCACGGGAGCAGGCCCGGCTGCGGGAGGCAGTGGAAGCGGCGGGCCGTGAGCTGGAGGCCGCGTCGCGGGAGCGGGAGGCCCTGGCAGAAGCGCTGGCTGCCACAGGCCGAGAGCGGAGGCAGTGGGAACGCGAGGGGCCCCGACTGCGGGCCCGAGCTGAGGCCGCAGAGGAGCGGCTGCAAGAGCTGGAGAGCGAGGGCCGCCGGCGCCTGCAGGAGGCTGAGACGGAGAGGCAGGCCCTCAGGGAG GAGCTCGAGAAGGCCGTGGTGCGGGGCCGGGAGCTGGGGGTACGGCTGGAGCACGTGCAGCGGGAGCTGAAGCAGGCCACCGCAGAACGCCAGGAATTTCTGCGGGAGCAAGAGTTCCAGCACCAGAG GTACCAGGGCCTGGAGCAGCGGCTGGAAGCTGAGCTGCAGGCGGCGGCCACCAGCAAGGAGGAGGCCCTGAGGGAACTCAAGACCAGGGCCCTGCAGCTGGAAGAGGAGCTGGTTCAG CTGCGCCAGGGCCCTGATGGGCTGGGGTCGGAGGGGCACCTGGAGCCGAGGACTCCGGGGGCCCAGAGTGGGCGGCTCATCGAGGTGGAGCGCAGT AATGCGACGCTGGTGGCCGAGAAGGTGGCTCTGCAGGGACAGCTGCAGCACCtggaggggcagctggggagcCTGCAGGGGCGCGCCCAGGAGCTCCTGCTGCAGAGTCAGCGCGCTCAGGAGTTCAGCAGCCGCCTGCAG GCTGAGAAATCCGTACTGGAGCTGCAGGGCCAGGAGCTGCATAAGAAGCTGGGGGTCCTGGAGGAGGAGGTGCGGGTGGCGCGCCAGTGCCAGGAGGAGACCCGGGGGCAGCAGCAGGCTCTGCTGCGGGATCACGAGGCCCTGGCCCAACTGCAGCGGCGACAGGAGGCCGAGCTGGAGGGACTGCTGGTGCGGCACCGTGACCTCAAGGCTAACATGCGGGCGCTGGAGCTGGCTCACCGGGAGCTGCAGGGCCG GCACGAGCAGCTGCAGGCCCAGAGGGCCAGCGTGGAGGCGCAGGAGATGGCCTTGCTGGCAGAGCGAGAACGCCTGATGCAGGACGGGCATCGGCAGCGCGGCCTGGAGGAGGAGCTGCGGAGGCTGCAGAGCGAGCATGACAG GGCTCAGAAGCTGCTGGCAGAGGTGTCTCGGGAGCGGGGTGAGCTGCAGGGTGAACGTGGGGAGCTGCGGGGCCGGCTGGCACGGCTGGAGCTGGAGCGGGCCCAGCTGGAAGTGCAGAGCCAGCGACTGCGTGAGTCCAACCAGCAGCTGGACCTGAGTGCCTGCCGGCTGACCACACAGTGCGAG ctgttgACAGAGCTTCGGAGCGCCCAGGAAGAGGAGAACCGGCAGCTGCTGGCGGAGGTGCAGGCTCTGAGCCGGGAGAACCGGGAGCTCCTGGAGCGTAGCCTGGAGAGCCGGGACCACCTGCACCGCGAGCAGCGCGAGTACCT GGACCAGCTCAACGCGTTGCGCCGTGAGAAGCAGAAGCTGGTGGAGAAGATCATGGACCAGTACCGAGTGCTGGAGCCCGGGCCCCTGCCCCGGACCAA GAAGGGCAGCTGGTTGGCAGACAAGGTGAAGAGGCTGATGCGGCCCCGGCGGGAGGGGGGCCCCCATGGGGGGCCACGCCTGGGGGCCGATGGGGCTGGCAGCACCGAGAGCCTGGGGGGCCCCCCAGAGACGGAGCTCTCCGAGGGCAGGGAGGCAGATGGGACAG GGTCCCCTTCCCCGGCACCCATGCGCCGGGCCCagagctccctctgcctgcgggaTGAGACGCTGGCAGCGGGGCAGCGGCGGAAACTCAGCTCACGATTCCCTGTGGGGCGAAGCTCTGAGTCCTTCAGCCCCGGGGACACCCCCAGGCAGCGATTTCGACAGCGCAGGCCGGGCCCCCTGGGTGCGCCCACCTCCCATGGCAAAG GGCCTGGTGTGGGATGGGATGGCTCCATCGAGACCCTGTCGGAACACAAAGCAGATGCTAACGGAGAGG GCCTCGAGGTGCAGGAGCCGGAGAAACGCCCTCTCACCCCTTCCCTCAGCCAGTGA